The following coding sequences are from one Asterias amurensis chromosome 8, ASM3211899v1 window:
- the LOC139940889 gene encoding sushi domain-containing protein 2-like, which produces MESLKCQGLWLLVLLILATSEQVKADNPSTLDKQPKCFGISRGKNFILGFVDFPFNWWDTIFDDIHLSIVVVAFNDQQTTVTISSKHHVEGQPLYERFDLEAGGYRITNVSTELLMNGTERSFKGIEVTATSEVSVYGLSYNHLYSTDGFLGIPVSSLGLQYIVTPGLFSTRANFAVIGTENSTSVQVTLRGPVTFEGQSYSPGDQLNFMVDRLEAIHIQGSQDFTGSLIQANKPIATFTSCRWYRLKEQFIPVKSWGQNHIYTAFQSTNQNFYQIIAYFSGTSVTIPKIGTLNLNAGEVWEGWLSGSGLVSSSQPTLMLQMLQSIKNNQVQYSLIQVPAIEQFGYVFGFVTPPNARADSGGYFNFISIVVKTNAQETVHLNGSPINGSQIPVHENKVPNTNYTALSVKLPKGEGVYFVEQTDPLSSPLSVIVHGYEGYRSYGYAAGLSLPSNGQILHFSTYYLRELGGETFKITLPCLQDEVQSYKTSKCKFLTGIGNILVSGYSVDPYTTVCITPTFYMNGFTSVYVSVDEGKTFPYSGVVYITSEEYLPPLITVNQTQTSTGNGVIDLTKDDDLLLTWDPYSVGEGIETVNIIMQDSDYNGDGHPVLLEGVSLMNNVLNNGKIQISTELINDKSLTTGWPSLVAFYLQPNGQQSSPNRFYSGVNRVTKFLPKSCSMFLERLKNVPKGLPPCPCTFAQASVDSLNFVLSNELISFYHPGAKDCFRSTTSSSIGSGQQCCYAEDGNILIGPPGGGTADRYSPEDHFWKHQWYDVLPWFGCCKFTHNCKTYYKYRPSDDCSKYVPPLPAAGTGDPHITSLDGKRFTFNGAGEFLMASSILHDLIFQSRMEVYHQTNACVYTAFVVQMNDSSTVQVQISNSNEVLVLVDGEQLLMRSSLVKVYHFRGFRLSFTSDFSEIRIAFNAGIAIIVYIKHDFMSFTAQLNEKFKDQVQGLLGNLNADPEDDFQFPNGTIMNPESSMEEIHKYGLHWLVAKEESIFTYLSPYDYNTYYLPDFLPTFDVPNPHDVSPEIKDLCGSSLECIFDAVTTGSLSFANETLLVTGIIDNIQKSSVKLVSCGFPGSVDNAIMTGSVYLVNSTVEVKCLDGFTLEKGLPSLTCQSNGQWSSTLPLCTMMKDDT; this is translated from the coding sequence atGGAGAGCCTGAAGTGTCAAGGACTGTGGTTACTGGTTTTATTGATACTAGCCACATCTGAACAGGTAAAGGCTGACAATCCATCGACTCTGGACAAGCAGCCAAAATGCTTTGGCATATCCAGAGGTAAAAATTTCATCCTTGGCTTCGTTGATTTCCCTTTTAACTGGTGGGACACTATTTTCGATGACATACACCTTTCCATAGTTGTAGTGGCGTTTAATGATCAGCAAACCACTGTGACTATAAGCAGCAAGCATCATGTAGAGGGTCAGCCTCTATATGAAAGATTTGATCTTGAGGCTGGAGGGTACAGAATAACAAATGTATCTACAGAGCTGCTTATGAATGGTACAGAAAGAAGCTTCAAAGGTATTGAGGTAACAGCTACCAGTGAGGTTTCAGTGTATGGTTTATCATACAACCACCTTTACTCAACAGATGGCTTTCTTGGCATACCGGTAAGCAGCCTTGGCTTGCAGTACATTGTAACACCAGGCTTATTTTCTACAAGAGCCAACTTTGCTGTAATCGGTACAGAAAATTCCACTTCAGTTCAAGTAACCCTACGTGGACCAGTAACATTTGAAGGGCAGTCATACAGTCCAGGTGATCAGCTGAACTTCATGGTTGACAGATTAGAAGCCATTCACATACAAGGATCCCAGGACTTTACTGGAAGTCTCATTCAAGCCAACAAACCCATTGCTACATTTACGAGCTGTAGATGGTACAGGTTGAAGGAACAATTCATACCAGTCAAGAGTTGGGGACAGAATCATATCTACACAGCATTCCAAAGTACCAATCAAAACTTCTATCAGATAATTGCTTACTTCAGCGGCACCAGTGTTACCATCCCAAAGATTGGGACTCTGAATTTGAACGCAGGGGAGGTTTGGGAGGGTTGGCTTTCAGGATCTGGTCTGGTTTCTTCAAGCCAGCCAACTCTAATGTTGCAGATGCTCCAGTCCATTAAGAATAATCAAGTACAATATTCCCTGATACAGGTTCCTGCTATAGAACAGTTTGGGtatgtgtttggttttgtgaCCCCACCCAATGCTAGAGCAGATTCTGGAGGATACTTCAATTTTATCAGCATCGTTGTCAAGACAAATGCACAGGAGACTGTGCATCTCAATGGCTCTCCAATAAATGGATCTCAAATACCCGTACATGAAAACAAAGTTCCAAATACAAACTACACAGCACTCTCTGTCAAACTCCCTAAAGGAGAAGGGGTGTATTTTGTAGAGCAAACTGATCCTCTTTCATCACCATTGTCTGTTATTGTTCATGGCTACGAAGGTTATAGATCATATGGCTATGCTGCAGGTTTATCCCTTCCAAGTAACGGGCAAATCCTCCACTTTTCCACATACTACCTAAGAGAACTTGGTGGTGAAACTTTTAAGATAACTTTACCATGCTTGCAAGATGAAGTTCAATCATACAAAACctcaaaatgcaaatttttaacAGGTATTGGGAATATCTTGGTGTCTGGATACTCTGTTGATCCCTACACCACCGTCTGCATTACACCAACCTTTTACATGAATGGATTTACTTCAGTCTATGTGTCTGTGGATGAAGGAAAGACATTTCCTTACTCTGGTGTTGTCTATATTACATCAGAAGAATACTTGCCTCCACTTATCACAGTCAATCAAACGCAGACATCAACTGGAAACGGAGTTATTGACTTAACAAAAGATGATGATCTTCTCTTAACATGGGACCCTTACAGTGTAGGTGAGGGAATAGAGACAGTGAATATCATAATGCAAGATTCTGATTACAATGGGGATGGCCATCCAGTCCTTCTAGAAGGAGTTTCCCTCATGAACAATGTCTTGAACAATGGCAAGATTCAGATCTCTACAGAGTTGATAAATGACAAAAGCTTAACTACGGGATGGCCATCACTTGTAGCTTTTTACCTGCAACCAAATGGCCAACAGAGCAGCCCAAACAGATTTTACTCTGGAGTGAATCGTGTTACAAAGTTCCTGCCTAAATCCTGCTCAATGTTCCTAGAAAGGTTAAAGAATGTTCCTAAAGGCTTACCACCATGTCCATGCACCTTTGCCCAGGCCAGTGTAGATTCTCTTAACTTTGTCTTATCAAAtgagttaatttctttctaccATCCTGGCGCAAAAGACTGCTTTAGGTCAACCACATCATCATCTATTGGATCTGGCCAACAGTGCTGCTATGCCGAAGATGGTAACATACTCATAGGTCCCCCAGGGGGTGGCACCGCTGATCGATACAGTCCTGAGGATCATTTCTGGAAACATCAATGGTATGATGTGCTGCCATGGTTTGGCTGTTGTAAATTTACACATAACTGCAAGACGTACTACAAGTACCGTCCATCTGATGACTGCTCTAAATACGTCCCTCCTTTGCCAGCAGCAGGGACTGGAGATCCTCACATAACAAGTCTAGACGGCAAGAGGTTCACCTTCAATGGGGCTGGAGAGTTCCTGATGGCTTCCTCGATACTTCATGACCTCATCTTCCAATCCCGCATGGAGGTATACCACCAAACTAATGCCTGTGTGTACACTGCTTTTGTTGTCCAGATGAACGACTCTTCTACTGTCCAGGTACAGATTTCTAACTCCAATGAGGTGCTGGTTCTTGTAGATGGTGAACAACTACTCATGAGGTCAAGCCTTGTCAAAGTTTACCACTTCAGAGGCTTTCGATTAAGTTTTACCTCCGACTTCTCTGAAATCAGAATTGCATTCAATGCTGGTATTGCCATCATCGTGTACATCAAACATGACTTTATGTCATTTACGGCACAGCTGAATGAAAAGTTCAAAGACCAAGTCCAAGGACTTCTGGGTAACCTGAATGCAGATCCAGAAGACGACTTTCAATTCCCAAATGGTACCATCATGAATCCAGAGTCTTCCATGGAAGAAATCCACAAATATGGGCTCCATTGGCTTGTGGCAAAAGAGGAATCCATATTCACTTATCTTTCCCCATATGACTACAACACTTACTATTTGCCTGATTTTTTGCCAACTTTTGATGTCCCAAACCCACATGATGTAAGTCCAGAGATCAAAGATTTGTGTGGGAGTTCTCTTGAATGCATATTTGATGCTGTGACCACTGGAAGCCTGTCTTTTGCAAATGAAACACTACTAGTGACTGGCATCATCGATAATATTCAGAAATCTTCAGTCAAACTTGTCAGTTGTGGTTTTCCTGGAAGTGTGGACAATGCAATCATGACGGGGTCTGTATATCTTGTGAACTCAACTGTGGAGGTCAAATGCCTTGATGGATTTACTCTGGAGAAGGGTTTACCCAGTTTAACCTGCCAGAGTAATGGACAGTGGTCATCTACCCTTCCCTTGTGTACCATGATGAAAGATGATACATAA